A window of Flammeovirga kamogawensis genomic DNA:
CTACATAGAAGGTGTAACTGTAGATTCTAAAAATGGTAGAATTATATTCCCAGTTTTAGAACCTTTTGGTCAGACACTTGAAAACAATTTTGAACCTTCAGAAACAACATTAGTAACTAAATATGTGTTTGAAGATTTATATGCAAAAACTCAAGCAGATGCTTTATTAAATACAAAACAAAATAAGTATTTTTTATTAGGTAGTTATAAAGGGGGATCAGCCAATGAAATTTTATTACCTGGTATAAATATCGCAGAAAATTCGGTTGTAATAACAGCAGGTGGAGTTACCCTTACAGAAGGTGTACAATTTACTGTAGATTACCAATTTGGACGTGTCACAATATTAGACGAAGGAGTTCTTAATTCTGGTAAAGACATTAGAATTACGTATGAAAGAGCTGATTTATTTAACTTCCAAACCAAAACATTAGCTGGTGTTGATTTAGAATACCATATTTCTGAAGACTTTATTATCTCAGGTACATTATTGCATTTATCAGAGAAACCTTTGATTTCTAGAGTAAATGTAGGAAGTGAACCAGTGAAAAACACAATGTGGGGTCTTACTTTAGATTATACAACGGAGTCTAGGTTCCTTACTAAACTGGTAGATAATATCCCAGGTATTGATACTAAAGAAAGGTCTACGTTCTCTTTTAAAGGTGAGTTTGCTCAATTGATTCCCGGGACACCAAAACTTATCGGTACAGATGGTACAGGATACATAGATGATTTTGAAGGTGCAGAAGTACCATATGATTTAGGATTAAATCCAATTTCTTGGGCACATGGTAGTACTCCTAATTATATTTTAGAAGATCAAGGTTTAATAACAAATCCTCCAGCAACATCACAAGACTCATTAAAATACAACGACAGAAGAGCCTTAATGGCATGGTATAATATTGATAATGTATTCTATTATACATCTGGGTCAACGAGTAGACCAGGAAATATTACTGACGAAGATATGCAGAATCATTATGTACGTTTAGTACCTTATGATGAAGTATTTAAAAATAGACAAGCGAATCAAATTAACACTAATGAGGTTACTTTTGATTTAGCTTACTACCCAGCTGAAAAAGGACCTTACAATTACAATACAGATTTAAATTCTGATGGTAAATTGATGAACCCTGAAAAGAATTTTGGGGCAATAACAAAAGCAATTACTACAGATGTCGATTTCGATAATTTAAATGTACAGTATTTAGAATTTTGGATGATGGATCCTTTTATTGCTGGGAAAAATGCAGTAATTGAAGGTCAAAACAATACCACCGGTGGTAAAGTATTTATTGATTTAGGTAGTATATCTGAAGATGTAGTGCCTGATGGTCGTCATTTCTTTGAGAATGGTATGACAACAAATAAAAGTTTATTATACCAATCTGTTTGGGGATATGCCCCAACTACTCAATTTGTAAATAACGTCTTTAACACAGCTGTAACAAGAGATGCACAAGATATTGGTTACGATGGTTTAACTAGTGAAGAAGAAGTTAATTTCTTTAAAACACATTTTATCGATCAATTACCATCTGTATTAACACCAGAAGCAATGGATGCTATTTTAAGTGATCCATCTGGGGATGATTTTAAATATTACTTAGGAGGTGAAGCTGATGCTGAAGATTTAAAAGTTTTAGAGCGATATAAACGTTTTAACGGTACAGAAAGAAACTCACCAGAAAACTCAGGAGGAGCAGGTTATACATCTTCAAACTCTAGTTATCCAAACAATGAGGATTTAAACGGTGATAATACCTTAAATGAGTTAAATGCATATTTTGAATATGAATTGGATTTACGCCCTGGACAGATCGAAAAGAACAAATTTGTCGTTGACAAAGTAACTTCAGAAGCTCCAGAGACAAGAGAATTAGTAACTTGGTATCAAGTGAGAATTCCAATTAGAGACGACTCAAACTATACAAAAGTGGGTAACATTGATAACTTCAAATCAGTGAAATTTATACGTTTATTCATGACAGATTGGGCGCAGCCTGTAGTTATGCGTATGCTAAATTTTCAATTGGTTGGAGCACAATGGAGACAATTTGCAGAGAACTATATTGATGATGAATCTAAGCCAGCATCTACTTCTAAAATTAATATATCTTCTGTAAATATCGAACAGAATGGTATTACTGATGAGTCAGGGAAAATACCTTATGTTTTACCTCCTGGTTTTGAAAGAGATTATGATGCAACATCAACTGTAACAAGAAGAATCAACGAACAATCTATTCAAGTTTGTGTAGATGACTTAAAAGATGATGATGGTATTGGTATTTATAAGAATTTCAGCTTAGACCTTGTGAATTACAAGCGTATTAGAATGGAGTTACATGCTCAGTCAGAAACCGCTAAAGATGAAGATTTACATGCTTTTTTAAGAGTTGGTACCGACTTAGTTAATAACTACTATGAAATTGAAGTTCCTCTTTATATTACACCTGCTTACACTACTAATGCAGATGCAATATGGCCTAGAGAAAATGAAATAAATATTGCATTAGAAGAACTATATAAATTAAAATCCGAAAGAAATAAACAAGGGAAGGACAGGACTAAAATGTATCCAGAAAACCTTGTACAACCAAACATTCGAAATTATAGGGTGAGAGTTATTGGTAATCCAGATTTAAGTGCAGTACAAACTGCTATGATTGGTGTCCGAAACTTAAAAACATCAGATGTACAACCTTATGATTTCTGCATATGGGCAAATGAGCTGAGAGCAACAGAGTATAGTACATTCTCTGCTTGGGCTGCAAACGCATCTGTAGATGCAACATTAGCCGATTTTATGAATGTTAAAGCAAACACAAGATATAGTACTGTTGGGTTTGGTGGAATTCAAGATAAAATTGGAGACAGACAGATGGAAGATAATCTTGAATTTGGTGTCTCAGCAAGTGTAAACTTAGAAAAGATATTTTTAAATCGAATAGGTCTATCTATTCCTGTATATGTAAGTTATGATAGGAAAGGATCTAATCCTTATTTTGATCCACTAGATCCGGATGTACCTTTATCAATCTCTGAAGGATCCTTTGGAAGTAGCTCAGAAGGAAGCTTTTATGCAGATCAAGTAAGGTACTTAGAAGAGTCAAGAAGTATAAATATATCCAACCTTACTAAGGTAAAAATGAACCCTGAAGCGAAGAGCTTTCCTTGGGATATTGAAAACCTTAGCTTAAGTGGCGCTTACTCTGATTCACATATGAGAGATAAGAATACAGAAGCAAAAGATTATAAACAATGGAAATTAGGTGCAGCATATACTTATCAATCTCCATTAAAAGCTTGGGAGCCGTTTAAAGAAGCTGATAATTCTTCTGATTGGTTAGCCTTAGTTAATGATTTTAATGTTAATCCACTTCCAACATCTTATTCTGTACGTGCAGATTTAAACCGTCAATACAGGTATACGCAATTAAGAACGTTAGATGATCAGGGAGATTTTACTACAAACGGAATATTACCTACTTATGAGAAGAGTTTCCTTTTTAATAGAGGATATAATATAGGTTGGAATTTTGCCAAGAGTTTAAAATTTGATTATGCAGCTACTGCAAATGCTCTTGTGGATGAACCTGAAGGAGCTATTGATACAGATGCTGCTAGAGATTCTATTACCGCTAACCTATTAAATTGGGGACGTATGAAAGTATTTGATCAACAAATTTCTGGTACTTATAATATACCAATTAATAAAATTCCTGCTTTGGATTTTATTGGTGCAAACGCTCGTTATACAACTGGTACTACATGGACAGCAGGTACATTAGGAATTTCTGATACTTTGGGTAATGTTATTCAAAATAATCAACAAATATCATTTAACTCTAAATTTGATTTTAGTACAATTTACAAGAAAATCGGTTATGTAAATCATTTAGAAAATGGTACAAGTTCACGATCTAGATCAAGAAGTAGATCTAGAAAAGGCGGAGGGCGACAAAAAGATAATACTCGTTTAGCGTATCAAAAAGTAAAACTAAAAGATAAACTAAAAAAACTGAGAGCAGAACAATCAGAATTAAGATCAGCAGAAAAAGATAAAGTCAATAAAGAAAAAGAAAAAATTGAAGGCAAAATAACAAAAGTTAGAGCCAAGATTGAAAAGTATAAAGCAAAAGAAAAAGACTATTCTGCTCTTGAAGAAAAGATTGCTTCTTACAATGTTAAAATTGAAGAATTGACAGAAAAGTTAGGTGAAGACAATCCAAATAAAAATGCTCAATTAGCTAAACTTGATGAACAAATTAAAACTAGTGAGCAAGAACTATTAGCAGTTAATGCAGAATTAAAAGATAGAGGAGAGCCTAATAAAAACTTTGGAGAAAAAGCTGGAGATGCAGGTATTCGTTTAGCAACAATGTTAAAAGATATCGATTTTACTTATTCTGAAAATAACTCAACAATTCTTCCTGGTTATATGCCAACAGCTACTTATATGGGGTTTGATACAGATTTTAATGCTCCAGGAGCTGCGTTTATTTTAGGTAGTCAAGATCCAAGTATTAGATATAAAGCTGCTCAGAATGGTTGGTTAGCACCGAGTGAATACCTTAACTCTCAGTTTGTACAACAGAAAAGAGAAGAGTATAGAATTAGAATGAATTTGGAGCCAATTAAAGACTTGAAAATTGCATTATCGAGTACTTCAACAAAAACGGAAGCGTATAGTGAGGTATTTAGATTTAAAAGTTCTAGTAATAATTATGAATCATTATCTCCACAAAGAACGGGTACATTTGGAATAAGTTTCTTCTCATTACCAACTTCATTTAGTAAGCCTGATGCAAATAATCAATCAGAAACTTTTAATCAATTTGTAGCAAATAGAGAGGTAGTTAAGGATAGGTTAAATGCTGAAAATCCAACAGGAGGATATATTGATAATGATCAGGATGTATTAATCCCAGCTTTTATTGCAGCTTATACAGGTAAAGAAGCAAGTGGTGTAGGTCTTTCGGCATTTCCGTCATCTGTTCCTATTCCAAATTGGGATATTAGATATACAGGTTTATCTAAAGTGAAAGGTTTAAAAGATACTTTCAAGTCTATTACACTTTCACATGGTTACCAATCCAATTATACTGTTGGTAGTTATAATTCATCTTTATTATATGGAGCGACTGAAATTGGACCTGATAAAGACATTAATAATGCACCAGATGCTAGAATAGAAGATGGTAATATTGTTCCTGTGTATGTTATTAATCAAGTAAATGTTGAAGAACGCTTTGGACCTTTGATTGGTATTAATATCAAATTAGTTAATGATTTGCAGATTAAATTCGATTATAATAAAGCAAGAATGTTATCATTAAATTTATCAAATGCACAGGTTACTGAGCAATTAAATAATGATTTCACTTTTGATATAGGATATACTAAGGCAGGAATGAAACTACCTTTCAGATCTAAAGGTCGTACAACAGTTTTAAAAAATGATATTACATTTAGACTAGCAATGTCAATTAGAGATAACGTGACAACTCAATATAGAATTGATGAAGAAAATGTAGTTACTGCAGGTAATATGAATTTTGCACTTAGACCAACAATAAGTTATGTTCTTAATAATAGAGCTAATTTACAAGTCTATTTTGATAGAACGATTAATGATCCAAAAGTATCAAATGCTTTTAGAAGAACTTCAACAGCATTTGGTTTCCAATTTAAATATGCATTGACTCAGTAAAGAGTAGTCAAGAAAGATTATAATATTAATAATGCTTGTATATCTTAATAATGTATACAAGCATTTTTTTTAATTTTACTATTTTGACTGATAGATAGTTATAATTATATGTATAAATAATGGGATTAATTCATTAAGTAGTATATTGTGGATTATAAATTATACTTAGATGAAAAACTTACCAACGATTCTTCTCTTGACTTCTCTACTTCTAGGATGTTCAAAAAATGAAGAACAAGCTAAAACAGAACCAACTCTACCACCAAAAATCACAAAGTTTGAGTTGAAAAGGGATTTAAATGAAGACATAGTAATTGATGTCCCTTATGAAATTGATGACAAGCAAATATTTGCAAGAGTGCCTAAAGGTACTAAAGTAGATAACTTGGTAGCGTCATTTAACTATGAAGGAGAAAGTATTACATTGAATGGCACTCCTCAAGTCTCGGAACAGACTATTAATGATTTCTCTAAACCATTGACTTATACTGTAACCTCTGAGGGTTATGAAAGTAATGAGTATACTGTAGAGACTGTTGTTTTTACAGGCATTCCTATTATTAGTATCATAACAGAAGGTAATGTTCCTATTGACTCTAAAGAGGATTACGTACGTGCTACTGTAGAGCAATATGGCGGTGTAAACTTTCCTTCTTTTACAACTACAGGCAAAATTAGAGGAAGAGGTAATTCTACGTGGTATTTTCATGATAAAAAACCATATCAACTTAAGCTTGATGATAAAACCTCAATTCTTGATCTTCCGGAAGATAAGAAGTGGA
This region includes:
- the sov gene encoding T9SS outer membrane translocon Sov/SprA is translated as MFRLNIATIAAVLTNLLFILQASVAMSSTHKSAALDVFQQDKPQEINTEEQDTTKFVPSKPYEKDRIGDPVSSPQRKSPLLGKTPDVNVDINIDSAGNAYDIKETLNGGVDYREPSYIPYDAYRDYLFRKQMSGYYDNLSIQQDGGDALPGKDGGRLIPEIELGRVADFLFGGSTLDFQLNGSAMLDFGLLFQRVDNPQVPVTQQRNGGFNFDQQVGLGMVGKIGDKLEMSANFDTKSTFQFDQQYNMSYTAYDYDIIQDIQVGNVSFNVRNSLITGAQNLFGVYSKLRFGNLYVSSVFSSQRGSQETIVIKNGGQNREFEFRADTYDNNRHFFIGHFFRDKYEEALKATPNVISGVVVTRMKVYVTNRSNDTQTQRNLVGLMDLGEAKPYNPAWGTSTNPAASNDANTLYTTVKNLNRNSDAIKGELEGLGMENGSEFEILRSARELNESEFTYNQQLGYISLNTPIRNDEILAVAFEYTFNGQSYKVGELNEDLPNLSQDEVMFMKMLSPSTINTSLPMWDLLMKNIYSLQANSIQKEDFQLRIIYRDDNTGVDNPSIQEGQNLANVPLVEVTGLDRLNMNLELQKDGNFDYIEGVTVDSKNGRIIFPVLEPFGQTLENNFEPSETTLVTKYVFEDLYAKTQADALLNTKQNKYFLLGSYKGGSANEILLPGINIAENSVVITAGGVTLTEGVQFTVDYQFGRVTILDEGVLNSGKDIRITYERADLFNFQTKTLAGVDLEYHISEDFIISGTLLHLSEKPLISRVNVGSEPVKNTMWGLTLDYTTESRFLTKLVDNIPGIDTKERSTFSFKGEFAQLIPGTPKLIGTDGTGYIDDFEGAEVPYDLGLNPISWAHGSTPNYILEDQGLITNPPATSQDSLKYNDRRALMAWYNIDNVFYYTSGSTSRPGNITDEDMQNHYVRLVPYDEVFKNRQANQINTNEVTFDLAYYPAEKGPYNYNTDLNSDGKLMNPEKNFGAITKAITTDVDFDNLNVQYLEFWMMDPFIAGKNAVIEGQNNTTGGKVFIDLGSISEDVVPDGRHFFENGMTTNKSLLYQSVWGYAPTTQFVNNVFNTAVTRDAQDIGYDGLTSEEEVNFFKTHFIDQLPSVLTPEAMDAILSDPSGDDFKYYLGGEADAEDLKVLERYKRFNGTERNSPENSGGAGYTSSNSSYPNNEDLNGDNTLNELNAYFEYELDLRPGQIEKNKFVVDKVTSEAPETRELVTWYQVRIPIRDDSNYTKVGNIDNFKSVKFIRLFMTDWAQPVVMRMLNFQLVGAQWRQFAENYIDDESKPASTSKINISSVNIEQNGITDESGKIPYVLPPGFERDYDATSTVTRRINEQSIQVCVDDLKDDDGIGIYKNFSLDLVNYKRIRMELHAQSETAKDEDLHAFLRVGTDLVNNYYEIEVPLYITPAYTTNADAIWPRENEINIALEELYKLKSERNKQGKDRTKMYPENLVQPNIRNYRVRVIGNPDLSAVQTAMIGVRNLKTSDVQPYDFCIWANELRATEYSTFSAWAANASVDATLADFMNVKANTRYSTVGFGGIQDKIGDRQMEDNLEFGVSASVNLEKIFLNRIGLSIPVYVSYDRKGSNPYFDPLDPDVPLSISEGSFGSSSEGSFYADQVRYLEESRSINISNLTKVKMNPEAKSFPWDIENLSLSGAYSDSHMRDKNTEAKDYKQWKLGAAYTYQSPLKAWEPFKEADNSSDWLALVNDFNVNPLPTSYSVRADLNRQYRYTQLRTLDDQGDFTTNGILPTYEKSFLFNRGYNIGWNFAKSLKFDYAATANALVDEPEGAIDTDAARDSITANLLNWGRMKVFDQQISGTYNIPINKIPALDFIGANARYTTGTTWTAGTLGISDTLGNVIQNNQQISFNSKFDFSTIYKKIGYVNHLENGTSSRSRSRSRSRKGGGRQKDNTRLAYQKVKLKDKLKKLRAEQSELRSAEKDKVNKEKEKIEGKITKVRAKIEKYKAKEKDYSALEEKIASYNVKIEELTEKLGEDNPNKNAQLAKLDEQIKTSEQELLAVNAELKDRGEPNKNFGEKAGDAGIRLATMLKDIDFTYSENNSTILPGYMPTATYMGFDTDFNAPGAAFILGSQDPSIRYKAAQNGWLAPSEYLNSQFVQQKREEYRIRMNLEPIKDLKIALSSTSTKTEAYSEVFRFKSSSNNYESLSPQRTGTFGISFFSLPTSFSKPDANNQSETFNQFVANREVVKDRLNAENPTGGYIDNDQDVLIPAFIAAYTGKEASGVGLSAFPSSVPIPNWDIRYTGLSKVKGLKDTFKSITLSHGYQSNYTVGSYNSSLLYGATEIGPDKDINNAPDARIEDGNIVPVYVINQVNVEERFGPLIGINIKLVNDLQIKFDYNKARMLSLNLSNAQVTEQLNNDFTFDIGYTKAGMKLPFRSKGRTTVLKNDITFRLAMSIRDNVTTQYRIDEENVVTAGNMNFALRPTISYVLNNRANLQVYFDRTINDPKVSNAFRRTSTAFGFQFKYALTQ